From one Streptomyces sp. CA-210063 genomic stretch:
- the gyrA gene encoding DNA gyrase subunit A, which produces MADQNTPVTPEEGGEIVMRVEPVGLETEMQRSYLDYAMSVIVSRALPDVRDGLKPVHRRVLYAMYDGGYRPEKGFYKCARVVGDVMGNYHPHGDSSIYDALVRLAQPWSMRMPLVDSNGNFGSPGNDPAAAMRYTECKMAPLSMEMVRDIDEETVDFTDNYDGRSQEPTVLPARFPNLLINGSAGIAVGMATNIPPHNLREVAAGAQWYLENPEASHEELLDALIERIKGPDFPTGALVVGRKGIEEAYRTGRGSITMRAVVEVEEIQNRQCLVVTELPYQTNPDNLAQKIADLVKDGKIGGIADVRDETSSRTGQRLVIVLKRDAVAKVVLNNLYKHTDLQTNFGANMLALVDGVPRTLSLDAFIRHWVTHQIEVIVRRTKFRLRKAEERAHILRGLLKALDAIDEVIALIRRSDTVDIARTGLMDLLEIDEIQANAILEMQLRRLAALERQKIIQEHDELQAKIREYTEILASPVRQRGIVSAELAAIVEKYGDDRKTTLIPYDGDMSIEDLIAEEDIVVTVSRGGYVKRTKTVDYRAQKRGGKGVRGTKLKEDDIVDHFFVSTTHHWLLFFTNKGRVYRAKAYELPDAGRDARGQHVANLLAFQPDEAIAEILAIRDYEATPYLVLATKGGLVKKTPLKDYDSPRSGGVIAINLREKGDGSDDELIGAELVSAEDDILLISKKAQSIRFTATDEALRPMGRATSGVKGMSFREGDELLSMNVVRPGTFVFTATDGGYAKRTAVDEYRVQGRGGLGIKAAKIVEDRGSLVGALVVEETDEILAITLSGGVIRTRVNEIRETGRDTMGVQLINLGKRDAVVGIARNAEAGREAEEVDGDDAVDETADGVTTTGTDEGEAPSSE; this is translated from the coding sequence ATGGCCGACCAGAACACCCCCGTGACGCCCGAAGAGGGCGGCGAGATCGTCATGCGTGTCGAGCCCGTCGGGCTCGAGACGGAGATGCAGCGCTCGTACCTCGACTACGCGATGTCCGTCATCGTGTCCCGCGCGCTGCCCGACGTACGCGACGGTCTCAAGCCCGTCCACCGCCGCGTCCTGTACGCCATGTACGACGGCGGCTACCGGCCCGAGAAGGGCTTCTACAAGTGCGCCCGCGTCGTCGGCGACGTCATGGGCAACTACCACCCGCACGGCGACTCCTCGATCTACGACGCGCTGGTCCGCCTCGCGCAGCCGTGGTCGATGCGGATGCCGCTGGTGGACTCCAACGGCAACTTCGGCTCGCCGGGCAACGACCCGGCGGCGGCCATGCGCTACACCGAGTGCAAGATGGCGCCGCTGTCGATGGAGATGGTCCGTGACATCGACGAGGAGACCGTCGACTTCACGGACAACTACGACGGTCGCTCCCAGGAGCCGACCGTCCTGCCCGCCCGCTTCCCGAACCTGTTGATCAACGGCTCGGCGGGCATCGCGGTCGGTATGGCCACCAACATTCCGCCGCACAACCTCCGCGAGGTGGCGGCCGGCGCCCAGTGGTACCTGGAGAACCCCGAGGCCTCCCACGAGGAACTCCTGGACGCGCTCATCGAGCGCATCAAGGGCCCCGACTTCCCGACCGGCGCCCTGGTGGTCGGCCGCAAGGGCATCGAGGAGGCGTACCGCACCGGCCGCGGCTCGATCACCATGCGTGCGGTCGTCGAGGTCGAGGAGATCCAGAACCGCCAGTGCCTGGTGGTCACGGAACTGCCGTACCAGACCAACCCCGACAACCTCGCGCAGAAGATCGCCGACCTGGTGAAGGACGGCAAGATCGGCGGCATCGCCGACGTCCGTGACGAGACGTCGTCCCGTACGGGCCAGCGCCTGGTCATCGTCCTGAAGCGCGACGCGGTCGCCAAGGTCGTGCTGAACAACCTGTACAAGCACACCGACCTGCAGACGAACTTCGGCGCCAACATGCTGGCCCTGGTCGACGGCGTGCCCCGCACGCTCTCCCTGGACGCGTTCATCCGCCACTGGGTGACGCACCAGATCGAGGTCATCGTCCGCCGTACGAAGTTCCGGCTACGCAAGGCCGAGGAGCGGGCGCACATCCTGCGCGGCCTGCTGAAGGCCCTGGACGCGATCGACGAGGTCATCGCGCTGATCCGGCGCAGCGACACCGTCGACATCGCGCGCACGGGCCTGATGGACCTCCTGGAGATCGACGAGATCCAGGCCAACGCCATCCTCGAGATGCAGCTGCGCCGGCTGGCCGCCCTGGAGCGCCAGAAGATCATCCAGGAGCACGACGAACTCCAGGCCAAGATCCGCGAGTACACCGAGATCCTCGCCTCCCCGGTCCGTCAGCGCGGCATCGTCAGCGCCGAACTCGCCGCGATCGTCGAGAAGTACGGCGACGACCGCAAGACGACGCTGATTCCCTACGACGGTGACATGTCCATCGAGGACCTCATCGCCGAGGAGGACATCGTCGTCACCGTCTCGCGCGGCGGTTACGTCAAGCGGACGAAGACGGTCGACTACCGGGCGCAGAAGCGCGGCGGCAAGGGCGTGCGCGGCACGAAGCTCAAGGAAGACGACATCGTCGACCACTTCTTCGTGTCCACGACCCACCACTGGCTGCTGTTCTTCACCAACAAGGGCCGTGTCTACCGGGCCAAGGCCTACGAGCTGCCGGACGCCGGACGTGACGCGCGTGGACAGCACGTCGCCAACCTGCTGGCCTTCCAGCCGGACGAGGCGATCGCCGAGATCCTCGCGATCCGCGACTACGAGGCCACGCCCTACCTGGTGCTCGCCACCAAGGGCGGTCTTGTGAAGAAGACGCCTCTGAAGGATTACGATTCGCCCCGTTCCGGCGGTGTCATCGCGATCAACCTCCGTGAGAAGGGGGACGGTTCCGATGACGAACTGATCGGAGCCGAACTCGTATCCGCGGAGGATGACATCCTTCTGATCAGCAAGAAGGCACAGTCGATCCGCTTCACGGCGACGGACGAGGCACTGCGGCCCATGGGCCGTGCCACCTCGGGTGTCAAGGGCATGAGTTTCCGCGAAGGGGACGAGCTGCTCTCGATGAATGTTGTTCGACCCGGTACGTTCGTGTTCACTGCCACAGACGGTGGGTACGCGAAGCGGACCGCCGTCGACGAGTACCGCGTCCAGGGTCGCGGCGGCCTCGGCATCAAGGCCGCCAAGATCGTCGAGGACCGCGGTTCGCTCGTCGGCGCGCTGGTGGTCGAGGAGACCGATGAGATCCTCGCCATCACACTGTCGGGCGGTGTGATTCGTACGCGAGTCAACGAGATCAGGGAAACCGGCCGTGACACCATGGGCGTCCAAC